In Plodia interpunctella isolate USDA-ARS_2022_Savannah chromosome 9, ilPloInte3.2, whole genome shotgun sequence, a single genomic region encodes these proteins:
- the LOC128672701 gene encoding uncharacterized protein LOC128672701 — MGRTVAKKSLRGRSLTPRGKRSTVGVNEDVGEPVSRSESLYFSDGDSDGSIWLPDVRVGGKERGQAPKRKASEDVEEAERASNKVSSVSRGRAVTRSSYTGTAETKERLRDLSAEYAQFEREMDKAGSSNYLREKEGNKKGCLVDEHLEVVRAAAQRVLAEAGKSGNLKGTAWRAMNEACHDIIVAAGKIEAQCEESEAVRILRADNKRMREQLSLLQQETKALRTAFAERASLAPTEAQTAAGVPSLEDIKGLLSEWRESFERNMFLKLGGMVNDRLKEAEKRGLLAPEPIVRPPLAADRKKEAEPQAPKTGPSYAGVAAGATLMPPARPGPAPKVAPKAALAKKQSKQGTVQAQAPAELPTAVVPPPQEDEQGWAEVVKRGKKKRSKPSPSTQPKPTQMEAPKASAQPPKKIRFTPPKTSAVVVTLKPESKMDYRAVITRATTIDLSSIGVNHVSAVRGTATGARIIEIPGANSGAAADSLAEKLREIIGSEAEVSRPFKAAQIRVSGLNEGITPEALTEATARAGKCLPGQIRVGNIRMAPDMTASVIITCPVAAANALIDEGRLLVGWTAAKVRGLEALPMRCFRCMGIGHTRALCPSPVDRSELCHRCGKTGHISSECGASEPWCAVCYAHKMAAKHVMGGPSCNPPRTRGKLAPSNKGTSEGATMEH, encoded by the coding sequence ATGGGTAGGACTGTGGCCAAAAAATCTTTAAGGGGGAGATCTCTGACCCCAAGGGGTAAGAGATCTACTGTGGGGGTCAATGAGGACGTGGGTGAGCCGGTTAGCCGGTCGGAGTCGCTGTACTTTTCGGACGGCGACTCGGACGGGTCAATCTGGCTCCCGGACGTCAGGGTAGGTGGGAAGGAGCGGGGTCAAGCCCCAAAAAGGAAGGCGTCGGAGGACGTGGAGGAGGCCGAAAGGGCCTCCAACAAGGTCTCCTCTGTCTCGAGGGGCCGAGCGGTGACCAGGAGCTCTTACACGGGCACGGCCGAGACAAAAGAAAGGCTGCGCGACCTGTCAGCTGAATACGCCCAATTCGAGCGCGAAATGGACAAGGCTGGCAGCAGCAATTATTTGAGGGAAAAAGAGGGGAATAAGAAGGGGTGCCTGGTGGACGAGCACCTGGAGGTTGTGAGGGCGGCTGCTCAGAGGGTCTTAGCGGAGGCCGGAAAATCAGGGAACTTGAAAGGGACGGCATGGCGGGCCATGAACGAGGCCTGCCACGATATAATTGTGGCAGCGGGCAAGATTGAGGCCCAATGTGAGGAGTCGGAGGCTGTCCGCATCCTAAGAGCGGACAATAAGAGGATGCGGGAGCAGCTTTCGCTCCTCCAACAGGAAACCAAGGCCCTGCGTACGGCCTTTGCCGAGCGCGCATCCTTGGCGCCTACTGAGGCCCAGACAGCGGCGGGTGTCCCCTCCCTTGAGGACATCAAGGGTCTCCTTTCGGAATGGAGGGAGTCCTTTGAAAGGAACATGTTCCTCAAGCTGGGGGGCATGGTTAACGACCGCCTCAAGGAGGCGGAGAAAAGGGGCTTGTTGGCTCCTGAACCGATTGTTCGGCCGCCTTTGGCAGCCGACAGGAAGAAGGAGGCCGAACCACAGGCCCCTAAAACCGGGCCAAGTTACGCCGGCGTAGCTGCGGGGGCTACCCTGATGCCCCCAGCACGACCTGGGCCTGCACCCAAAGTTGCACCCAAAGCTGCCCTGGCTAAAAAGCAGTCCAAACAGGGAACGGTACAGGCCCAGGCACCCGCCGAACTTCCTACTGCTGTAGTACCTCCGCCTCAGGAAGATGAACAAGGGTGGGCTGAGGTGGTCAAGAGGGGGAAAAAGAAGAGGAGTAAACCCTCCCCTTCTACCCAGCCGAAGCCTACCCAAATGGAGGCCCCCAAGGCGAGCGCACAGCCGCCTAAAAAGATTAGGTTCACCCCACCTAAGACTTCGGCGGTGGTGGTGACCCTCAAGCCGGAATCCAAAATGGACTATCGAGCGGTGATAACGAGGGCCACCACCATCGACCTTTCGTCGATAGGGGTGAACCATGTGTCGGCGGTTCGCGGCACGGCAACGGGGGCCCGAATTATCGAAATACCCGGAGCTAATAGCGGGGCTGCGGCGGACAGCCTCGCAGAGAAGCTCCGGGAGATCATCGGCAGCGAGGCGGAGGTGTCAAGGCCGTTTAAGGCGGCACAAATTAGGGTCTCTGGCCTTAATGAGGGAATAACGCCGGAGGCCCTAACAGAGGCCACAGCGAGGGCGGGAAAATGTCTACCGGGACAGATCAGGGTGGGTAATATCCGTATGGCGCCGGACATGACGGCGTCGGTGATCATCACCTGCCCTGTGGCGGCTGCCAACGCCCTCATAGACGAGGGGCGTCTCCTCGTCGGTTGGACGGCCGCCAAGGTCAGGGGGCTGGAGGCCTTGCCCATGCGGTGTTTCCGGTGCATGGGCATAGGCCACACTAGAGCCCTCTGCCCGTCCCCGGTGGACAGGTCGGAATTATGCCATCGCTGTGGCAAAACAGGACACATCTCCTCAGAGTGCGGGGCCAGCGAACCCTGGTGCGCGGTGTGTTACGCACACAAGATGGCCGCCAAACACGTAATGGGCGGCCCCTCGTGCAATCCCCCGCGCACGCGGGGCAAACTGGCCCCCTCAAATAAGGGAACCTCCGAGGGCGCCACCATGGAGCACTGA